One stretch of Thermodesulfovibrio thiophilus DSM 17215 DNA includes these proteins:
- the traL gene encoding type IV conjugative transfer system protein TraL, with the protein MKYRIPQYLHKPIQVLFFDADELAMVVLLLFLAMMFGYVFWILLFVVPYVYMKIKKNYPRGALRHMLYRIGLISIKNTPESFQRMFKE; encoded by the coding sequence GTGAAATACAGGATACCACAGTATCTGCATAAACCAATACAGGTATTGTTTTTTGATGCTGATGAGCTAGCAATGGTTGTACTACTTTTGTTTTTAGCGATGATGTTTGGATATGTGTTCTGGATTTTGCTTTTTGTTGTTCCTTATGTCTACATGAAGATCAAGAAAAACTATCCAAGAGGAGCATTAAGGCATATGCTTTATAGAATTGGACTGATAAGCATTAAAAACACACCTGAAAGTTTTCAGAGAATGTTTAAAGAATAA
- a CDS encoding TraB/VirB10 family protein, which yields MKEFISKFKEKWSTLPADTKKKMIIGGVCLAVIVISLLGYAATRSGEQKTTSSKKQEQIKEITLDKGVLEKTQITEAQQRYAEMQKQLDEIKKMQVEKDKELEALKKEKEEKEKAAKSPQPPLPPVPPPPQQGTTGKIPEMQGIPGGNTAVGKLPEPPKEEVIGGIGRVSQTIEKKTDTSKDTKKKTYYLPTSFMEATLLSGLDAPAISKGEGNPVPTLFRIKAPAVLPNSVKANLKGCFVIAEGLGSLADERAHLRLVTISCIDRKGNAVIDQKIKGFVVDNDGKIGLRGRVVSKMGSLLARSLIAGLFSGLGNVAGVQAYDYSTSGDGTVSTLKSGDIAQAAIGGAVQQAANELQKFYLELARQTIPVIEIQATRTVTLVVSEGVELEIKEYDLNRVK from the coding sequence GTGAAAGAATTCATTTCTAAATTTAAAGAAAAGTGGAGCACATTGCCAGCAGATACAAAAAAGAAGATGATCATAGGAGGGGTATGCCTTGCTGTTATTGTGATATCTTTGCTTGGGTATGCAGCAACAAGATCAGGGGAACAGAAAACCACATCTTCTAAAAAGCAGGAGCAGATAAAAGAGATAACCCTTGATAAAGGAGTGCTTGAAAAAACACAGATAACAGAAGCTCAACAAAGATATGCTGAAATGCAAAAGCAACTTGATGAGATAAAGAAAATGCAGGTAGAAAAAGATAAAGAACTTGAAGCTCTTAAAAAAGAAAAAGAAGAAAAAGAAAAAGCAGCTAAATCTCCTCAGCCTCCTTTACCTCCTGTCCCTCCGCCTCCACAGCAGGGCACCACAGGTAAAATCCCTGAAATGCAGGGCATTCCAGGGGGAAATACAGCTGTAGGAAAACTGCCTGAACCACCCAAAGAAGAAGTAATCGGGGGGATAGGAAGAGTATCTCAAACAATAGAGAAAAAAACAGATACTTCAAAAGATACAAAAAAAAAGACCTACTATTTACCGACTTCTTTTATGGAGGCGACCCTTCTTTCAGGATTGGACGCTCCAGCGATCAGTAAAGGAGAAGGAAATCCAGTGCCAACTCTGTTTAGAATAAAAGCTCCCGCAGTGCTTCCAAACAGTGTTAAAGCCAACCTGAAGGGGTGCTTTGTGATAGCAGAAGGACTTGGATCCCTTGCTGATGAAAGGGCACATCTAAGACTGGTTACAATATCCTGTATAGACAGAAAAGGCAATGCGGTGATAGATCAGAAAATAAAGGGATTTGTAGTTGACAATGATGGAAAAATTGGATTAAGAGGAAGAGTTGTATCCAAGATGGGAAGTCTTCTTGCAAGAAGCTTAATTGCAGGATTATTCAGCGGACTTGGAAATGTTGCAGGTGTTCAGGCTTATGATTACAGCACCTCCGGTGATGGAACTGTATCAACATTAAAGTCAGGGGATATAGCACAGGCAGCAATAGGTGGAGCAGTACAGCAGGCAGCAAATGAGCTTCAGAAATTTTACCTTGAGCTTGCAAGGCAGACAATCCCTGTAATAGAGATACAGGCAACCAGAACAGTGACCCTTGTTGTTTCAGAAGGGGTAGAACTTGAAATTAAAGAGTATGACCTTAATAGAGTAAAATAG
- a CDS encoding TraV family lipoprotein, translated as METWKITRFIKKGVFMLGVFALGCASAMNPYEDDFTCPMNEKGKCVPIKQAYEESKVLKLEEKATQPKEAVYSPLEEEYKDALFSKLANLLREPKTPVIAQPKIVRVMMLPYQGDSGKELYSARYIYLMVDEPKWILQNLTNLPPEGE; from the coding sequence ATGGAGACCTGGAAGATAACCAGATTTATTAAAAAAGGAGTTTTTATGCTGGGAGTATTTGCTTTAGGGTGTGCTTCTGCGATGAACCCCTATGAAGATGATTTTACATGTCCTATGAATGAAAAAGGAAAGTGTGTACCAATAAAACAGGCTTATGAAGAAAGCAAGGTGCTTAAGCTTGAAGAAAAAGCAACACAGCCTAAAGAAGCCGTATATTCTCCATTAGAGGAAGAATACAAAGATGCGTTATTTAGTAAGCTTGCTAATCTCTTAAGAGAGCCAAAAACCCCTGTTATAGCACAGCCTAAAATAGTGCGGGTTATGATGCTCCCATATCAGGGAGACAGCGGAAAAGAACTTTACTCTGCAAGATACATCTATTTGATGGTGGATGAACCCAAATGGATACTACAGAATTTAACAAACCTGCCTCCTGAAGGGGAATAA
- a CDS encoding OmpA family protein, whose amino-acid sequence MKKLIKLLILLTTFCLLAGGSAYALEVAYTNYKPAEQMALTEERDTFVIMDSFSPLRPESIPAPREDTFKKPLLSIMVPPASLSSSVEPVLEKKKPEVSSKTVSTVYFNFDSYKLNEDQKAKLDRIVPELKGGTASVYGYTCTIGSKKYNRVLSQKRAHAVSGYLKKKGIHIEKEAGMGETNASKDKKLNRKAVVKVLNKGGE is encoded by the coding sequence TTGAAAAAGTTAATTAAGCTATTAATCTTATTAACCACCTTCTGCCTTCTAGCAGGAGGTAGTGCCTATGCTTTAGAGGTAGCATACACGAACTATAAGCCTGCTGAACAAATGGCTCTTACAGAAGAAAGAGATACTTTTGTAATAATGGATTCCTTTAGTCCCCTAAGACCAGAATCCATTCCTGCCCCCAGAGAGGACACATTTAAAAAACCCTTACTTTCTATAATGGTTCCTCCAGCTTCCTTGTCTTCCTCTGTTGAACCAGTGTTAGAAAAGAAAAAACCAGAGGTTTCAAGTAAAACTGTATCAACAGTTTACTTTAATTTTGACAGTTATAAGCTTAACGAAGATCAGAAAGCAAAGCTTGACAGAATTGTTCCTGAATTAAAGGGCGGTACTGCTTCTGTTTATGGGTACACCTGTACCATAGGAAGCAAAAAGTATAACAGAGTTTTATCTCAAAAAAGGGCACATGCAGTATCAGGCTACTTAAAGAAAAAGGGAATTCATATTGAAAAGGAAGCTGGAATGGGAGAGACCAATGCATCAAAAGACAAGAAACTTAACAGAAAAGCAGTGGTAAAAGTCTTAAACAAAGGAGGTGAATAA
- a CDS encoding TraK domain-containing protein gives MKKLLLFLVIFFASITTVYAQQQQSQQIWQTKGSVFLRQDPSATSPQVGVLKQGVIVTQIEEDASMRWVKVKSPSGQEGWIIKSMLYKPDPQGCSGVKGVSALCPADPQKKIVPASSVDTNQKGAVLPGGLPQNPVGKPAEEVVTPQIPKIPPIPNTETAEQITKRVDPSKLVSLSSDSLPTSLEGEFQIPGKSYIVSPDAVTAVKMSASDVNRITCPVDITDVVYSEEKGVQIKAVGKNAFVKFLVRKLGSKEVYSSTPADLYIVCGDKVYSIIAFPLKIPSVTVYLEDKGDKIKQVVEKYQGMPFEKKVLELVKAFFTDQVPPEAQVSTIKKEYKIIPNLLITEQAQYLIEGEGLMIRVFKVTNTVNDSLKIPYVDVTEKDFLKKELTKNVVAVSLDKLRLYRADSARLIIVEKYRE, from the coding sequence GTGAAAAAACTTTTACTGTTCCTGGTAATTTTCTTTGCATCCATAACAACTGTTTATGCTCAACAACAGCAGTCTCAGCAGATATGGCAGACAAAGGGAAGTGTATTTTTAAGGCAGGACCCCTCTGCAACCTCTCCTCAGGTTGGAGTTTTAAAGCAGGGAGTTATAGTTACCCAGATAGAAGAGGATGCCTCAATGAGATGGGTTAAGGTTAAGTCTCCATCAGGGCAGGAAGGCTGGATCATTAAAAGCATGCTTTATAAGCCAGACCCACAGGGATGCTCTGGTGTTAAAGGAGTATCCGCTTTGTGCCCAGCAGATCCACAGAAAAAGATTGTTCCTGCAAGCAGTGTAGATACGAATCAAAAGGGTGCTGTACTGCCAGGAGGACTACCTCAGAATCCAGTTGGAAAACCAGCGGAAGAAGTAGTTACGCCTCAGATACCTAAAATTCCCCCTATTCCAAATACAGAGACAGCAGAGCAAATTACTAAGAGAGTTGACCCCTCAAAACTTGTTTCTTTATCTTCAGATTCTTTACCCACTTCTTTAGAGGGAGAATTTCAGATTCCGGGGAAAAGCTATATAGTTTCTCCAGATGCTGTAACGGCTGTTAAAATGTCTGCAAGTGATGTAAACAGAATTACCTGTCCTGTTGACATAACAGATGTGGTTTATTCTGAAGAAAAAGGGGTTCAGATAAAAGCGGTAGGCAAGAATGCTTTTGTAAAGTTTCTTGTAAGAAAACTTGGAAGCAAAGAAGTTTATTCAAGCACACCTGCTGATCTGTATATTGTCTGTGGAGATAAAGTTTACTCCATTATAGCATTTCCTTTAAAAATCCCTTCAGTAACGGTTTATCTTGAGGATAAGGGAGACAAAATAAAGCAGGTGGTAGAGAAGTATCAGGGAATGCCATTTGAAAAAAAGGTGCTTGAGCTTGTTAAGGCATTCTTTACTGATCAGGTTCCACCTGAAGCACAGGTAAGCACAATAAAAAAGGAATACAAGATTATTCCCAACCTTTTAATCACAGAGCAGGCTCAGTATTTAATAGAAGGAGAGGGATTAATGATCAGGGTGTTTAAAGTAACAAACACAGTAAATGATAGTTTAAAAATTCCGTATGTTGATGTAACTGAAAAGGATTTTCTTAAGAAAGAACTTACAAAAAATGTGGTTGCTGTTAGTCTTGATAAACTCCGTCTTTACAGGGCAGACAGTGCCAGACTGATTATTGTTGAAAAGTACAGGGAATAA
- a CDS encoding methyl-accepting chemotaxis protein produces the protein MKISTMLKIIVIVLLSFSVVSTASVFYQLKKMANDSEIINYSGRQRAISQRLAKYVFAKHLGIDTDEEIQGYTERLDKIIKGLINGDKDFNLPKATDSKVISKMKEVEASWQKYQELIKKAENDKTVFPELLQESEKLIKLSDQATNIFTEISETKVTMLKTIQTVIFALNVIMLAFIWIINKKKVAIPLKKLTEAVEDISKGNLNIKVQLGSKGDEIHALSCAMEKMVTSIKKTINGVLDSSVNVISSVDVLQHMAHKTAKATQNQSNHAHQIATAAEEMSQTITDIARNAASASETAEDAMKTASQGKEVSDNAIQSANRVHASTEELASMIEKLNNRASEIGDIVTVIKDIADQTNLLALNAAIEAARAGEQGRGFAVVADEVRKLAEKTIKATVNISGKINAIQQEITQTTESMTYASNEVTKVTDEIKQLGESLNHIVQSVNHVKDQITQIATAVEEQSSVSEEVVRNIEKSSAISKELEGMAGDVMHQVDNLLKISEEMRDSVTAFKTDEMIFDLAKIDHRIFIGKVAACLNGNLSLDPSQLTDHHNCRFGKWYFEKGIKTCGSIPAFKLIDEPHAKIHALAKEAVEAYNAGDKEKAEKIYEQMEEVSKQIINLLDQIKMEQKTLNSNTKSK, from the coding sequence ATGAAAATTAGCACTATGCTAAAAATCATAGTTATAGTGTTATTAAGTTTTTCAGTAGTCAGTACAGCATCAGTTTTTTACCAGTTGAAAAAAATGGCAAATGATAGTGAAATTATTAATTATTCAGGCAGACAGAGAGCGATATCTCAAAGGCTTGCTAAGTATGTATTTGCAAAGCATCTTGGAATAGATACTGATGAAGAAATTCAGGGATACACAGAGAGACTTGACAAAATAATAAAGGGCTTGATAAATGGCGATAAAGATTTTAACCTGCCAAAAGCAACAGATTCAAAAGTTATATCAAAAATGAAAGAAGTTGAAGCTTCATGGCAAAAATATCAGGAATTAATCAAAAAAGCAGAAAATGATAAAACAGTTTTCCCTGAGCTTCTTCAGGAGAGTGAAAAACTGATAAAACTTTCTGATCAAGCAACCAATATATTTACAGAAATATCCGAAACAAAAGTAACTATGCTTAAAACAATACAAACAGTTATTTTTGCACTTAATGTTATTATGCTTGCATTTATCTGGATAATAAATAAGAAAAAAGTTGCGATACCACTTAAGAAGCTTACAGAAGCAGTAGAGGATATTTCAAAAGGGAATCTCAATATAAAAGTTCAATTAGGTTCAAAGGGTGATGAAATACATGCTCTTTCCTGTGCAATGGAAAAGATGGTTACATCAATTAAAAAAACAATAAATGGTGTTCTTGATTCATCGGTTAACGTCATTTCTTCAGTTGATGTACTGCAACACATGGCACATAAAACTGCAAAAGCAACCCAGAATCAGTCAAATCATGCACATCAGATTGCAACCGCTGCTGAGGAGATGAGCCAGACAATAACAGATATTGCAAGAAATGCGGCATCAGCATCAGAAACAGCTGAAGATGCTATGAAAACAGCATCTCAGGGGAAAGAAGTATCAGACAATGCGATACAATCAGCAAATAGAGTTCATGCTTCAACTGAAGAACTGGCCAGTATGATAGAAAAGCTGAATAATCGAGCTTCTGAAATAGGAGATATTGTAACAGTGATAAAAGACATAGCTGATCAAACAAACCTGCTTGCATTAAATGCGGCTATTGAGGCAGCTCGTGCAGGAGAACAGGGTCGTGGTTTTGCAGTGGTAGCTGATGAAGTAAGAAAACTTGCAGAAAAGACAATAAAAGCTACGGTTAATATATCAGGTAAAATAAATGCAATTCAACAAGAAATAACTCAGACAACAGAATCAATGACTTATGCATCTAATGAAGTTACAAAAGTTACAGACGAGATAAAACAACTTGGAGAGTCATTAAACCATATAGTACAATCCGTTAACCATGTTAAAGATCAGATAACACAGATAGCGACAGCAGTAGAAGAACAGTCCTCAGTCTCTGAAGAAGTTGTGAGAAATATTGAAAAGTCATCTGCAATATCAAAAGAACTTGAGGGCATGGCTGGTGATGTAATGCATCAGGTTGATAATCTTTTGAAAATTTCTGAAGAAATGAGAGATTCAGTTACTGCTTTTAAAACAGATGAAATGATATTTGATCTGGCAAAGATAGACCATAGAATATTTATAGGGAAAGTAGCAGCATGTTTAAATGGAAATTTATCGCTAGATCCATCACAACTCACAGATCATCATAACTGCAGATTTGGGAAATGGTATTTTGAAAAAGGAATAAAGACATGCGGAAGCATTCCTGCTTTTAAATTAATCGATGAGCCACATGCAAAAATACATGCTCTTGCTAAAGAAGCAGTTGAAGCATACAATGCCGGAGATAAAGAAAAAGCAGAAAAGATATACGAACAAATGGAAGAAGTATCAAAACAAATAATAAATCTTCTTGATCAGATAAAGATGGAACAAAAAACTTTGAACAGTAATACGAAAAGCAAATAG
- a CDS encoding type IV secretory system conjugative DNA transfer family protein yields the protein MALAFLQWFFRTVLGIKPAGLIEQAKKEKLTFVGTGHRLGELEDEEIDLVIPDSRRKGHCWCFGTTRVGKTRLMEAMVEQDIRKGFSTIVIDPKGDWALFKKIIQVAFEEGRQEDLIFITPIFPDYSAVFDPLAYYFMPEELVAHITSGVPVGEQFFYMVAYKISMILVRALLLKAKAEGRPLRISLMEVKDRMDREELAKLYKELQMIDASEARDVLKQVEELLDHPVGIVQEVARDMQKVINSPQQFYEKISESLHVALMQICSGNIGKLVGKAKENRLIQRLEEGKSVIMVAHLGALQTEDAAKVLGKVIISTVKAFVGRRFASGKDVNPPLAIYIDEAQNVLYKGIEDLLSKAGGAGVWVHGFNQSVNQIYQEVGKDFGRSILDNANTKIFMKVPDADTAQYVSRHFGMGIRFSPAVSLGGGIIAKETEDYLVKPEDVLYLAAREFYMFGYDGQFKGKTISVRDSYVQLVLPEIQPVDEVC from the coding sequence GTGGCTTTAGCTTTTTTACAATGGTTTTTCAGGACTGTTTTAGGCATTAAACCGGCTGGTTTGATAGAACAGGCAAAAAAAGAAAAGCTTACCTTTGTTGGCACAGGTCATAGATTAGGTGAGCTTGAAGATGAAGAAATTGATCTGGTTATACCTGACTCTCGCCGCAAGGGACACTGCTGGTGCTTTGGAACCACAAGAGTTGGGAAAACGAGGCTTATGGAGGCAATGGTTGAGCAGGATATAAGAAAAGGATTCTCTACGATAGTCATTGATCCTAAAGGTGACTGGGCTTTATTTAAAAAAATCATTCAGGTTGCTTTTGAAGAGGGAAGACAGGAGGATTTAATTTTTATTACTCCTATTTTCCCAGATTATTCTGCAGTTTTTGACCCTCTTGCCTATTACTTTATGCCTGAAGAGCTTGTTGCGCATATTACAAGTGGTGTTCCTGTAGGCGAACAATTTTTCTATATGGTAGCCTATAAAATTTCAATGATACTTGTGCGGGCTTTATTGTTAAAGGCAAAAGCAGAAGGCAGACCATTAAGAATAAGTTTAATGGAAGTAAAAGACAGAATGGACAGAGAAGAGCTTGCAAAACTTTACAAAGAACTCCAGATGATAGATGCATCAGAAGCCAGGGATGTCTTAAAACAGGTGGAAGAACTGCTTGACCATCCCGTCGGCATTGTGCAGGAAGTTGCAAGAGACATGCAGAAAGTAATCAATTCGCCACAGCAGTTTTACGAAAAAATTTCTGAATCTCTACATGTTGCGTTAATGCAGATTTGCTCGGGAAATATAGGAAAGCTGGTAGGCAAAGCAAAAGAAAACAGATTAATTCAGAGGCTTGAAGAGGGCAAATCAGTCATTATGGTGGCGCATCTTGGTGCGCTTCAGACTGAGGACGCGGCAAAAGTGCTTGGCAAAGTAATCATCAGCACAGTAAAAGCATTTGTGGGAAGAAGATTTGCCTCAGGCAAGGATGTAAATCCTCCACTTGCTATATACATAGACGAAGCCCAGAACGTGCTTTACAAAGGCATAGAGGATTTGCTTTCAAAGGCAGGCGGCGCAGGTGTGTGGGTGCACGGTTTTAATCAGTCAGTAAATCAGATATATCAGGAAGTAGGTAAAGACTTTGGTCGATCCATACTTGATAATGCGAACACAAAGATTTTTATGAAAGTCCCGGACGCTGATACGGCTCAGTATGTATCAAGACACTTTGGCATGGGCATCAGGTTTTCTCCAGCAGTATCTCTGGGTGGGGGCATCATAGCTAAAGAAACAGAAGATTATCTCGTTAAACCTGAGGATGTTCTGTATCTGGCGGCAAGAGAGTTTTACATGTTTGGTTATGATGGACAGTTTAAGGGTAAGACAATATCGGTCAGGGATTCCTATGTTCAATTAGTGTTGCCTGAGATTCAGCCTGTTGATGAGGTATGCTGA
- a CDS encoding PH domain-containing protein: MKTALHPDEKVIYFARQHWVVYFVGLIASMAVGFAGYAISGLLIGIPLGILTLFYFYLLRKNNIWVVTNKRFIDEWGVFVVNTKETPLDKINNVGYQKTPIGMILGFGNVSIQSAAEAGVTYAKWVPKPEMLVSIIQQTQAKSGKPDEEDLIECPYCKEKIKKGAVLCRFCGSRLDKPQQVIKKTETQKDEAVKESAVEDIKEEEVINEEENLYRRKANLWRPGR, from the coding sequence GTGAAGACAGCACTTCATCCTGATGAAAAAGTAATTTATTTTGCAAGACAGCATTGGGTAGTGTATTTTGTAGGGCTTATTGCTTCTATGGCAGTTGGATTTGCAGGGTATGCTATAAGCGGGTTACTGATAGGCATTCCCTTAGGGATACTTACACTGTTTTATTTCTATCTACTAAGAAAGAATAATATCTGGGTAGTTACAAACAAGAGATTTATCGATGAATGGGGCGTATTTGTGGTAAACACCAAAGAAACACCACTTGATAAGATTAATAACGTGGGGTATCAGAAAACACCAATTGGAATGATTTTAGGGTTTGGTAATGTATCTATCCAGTCCGCAGCCGAAGCGGGCGTTACTTATGCAAAGTGGGTTCCAAAGCCAGAAATGCTTGTAAGCATAATACAGCAGACACAGGCAAAATCAGGGAAGCCAGATGAAGAGGATTTAATTGAATGTCCTTACTGCAAAGAAAAAATTAAAAAAGGAGCTGTTTTATGCAGGTTTTGTGGAAGCAGATTAGATAAGCCACAGCAGGTTATTAAAAAAACAGAAACACAAAAGGACGAAGCAGTCAAGGAAAGTGCTGTAGAAGACATTAAAGAAGAAGAAGTTATAAACGAAGAAGAAAATTTATACAGGAGGAAAGCAAATCTATGGAGACCTGGAAGATAA
- a CDS encoding HD domain-containing protein yields MKLADALFISAVLVFLWLIWVIRTFNNTSNSKKQKEIKVSLEDLSSIWGKSKQVVVRLEELSLLWRNMQIEENKTAEEIHFFNDTVMNFFKKHIEGKPFFTGAVRKVIINLLTLLDAEGSVSSVVSGQNETESKIPKNTYEMLAQVSLVEHTINVAEEIIKLAPYGPILPQAIIAALGHDLGKIPKYRTRYYALGDHPFISVTVFESIQSFKELVYAEDILKAVRDHHIKPKEQLGEVLKEADQRARRRELSEVQKKVMLTADENTLKQSEPNIPEVSDMIDAESDDEPKQTNQTYQTPSPNTHFNQTLQPHQTSSNFFKQSKPNEDEEIPEIFSYQPAKAAKQNSHEASSEIFISVSDKSNTKEVETPKKLELYWFNVDEFLKKLEPYVNQLISGRWLACSFGSTVYVQPRLMWIVFKEMAQEKGMLEVLYAEADEEARRDYLYTVLSLIKQHKDAVETSLIKDEYFSAPFVVRMKNGETYRALYVPLKAQEAFSVSAGELEQRKEGKLLDIESITPPFDKTD; encoded by the coding sequence ATGAAATTAGCTGATGCATTATTCATCTCAGCAGTTTTAGTTTTTCTCTGGCTTATATGGGTAATAAGAACCTTTAACAATACTTCTAACTCTAAAAAACAGAAAGAAATAAAGGTAAGCCTTGAAGATTTATCTTCCATTTGGGGGAAAAGCAAACAAGTTGTTGTTAGACTTGAGGAACTTTCATTGCTATGGCGCAACATGCAAATCGAAGAAAATAAAACCGCAGAAGAAATTCACTTTTTTAACGATACTGTAATGAACTTCTTTAAGAAACACATAGAGGGCAAACCCTTTTTCACTGGTGCTGTCAGAAAGGTAATAATAAACCTTTTAACCTTACTTGATGCTGAAGGTAGTGTTTCATCTGTTGTGTCAGGACAGAATGAGACAGAAAGCAAAATTCCAAAAAACACCTATGAAATGCTTGCGCAGGTTTCTCTTGTTGAGCATACGATAAATGTTGCAGAAGAAATCATAAAATTAGCTCCATATGGACCGATACTTCCACAGGCTATAATTGCTGCATTAGGACATGATTTAGGGAAAATTCCAAAATACAGAACCAGGTATTATGCGCTTGGAGATCATCCTTTTATAAGCGTAACAGTGTTTGAAAGCATACAGAGTTTTAAAGAGCTTGTGTATGCAGAAGACATCTTAAAAGCAGTAAGAGACCATCACATCAAACCAAAAGAACAACTTGGCGAAGTGTTAAAGGAAGCGGATCAGAGAGCTCGCAGGCGTGAGTTAAGCGAAGTGCAGAAAAAGGTTATGCTTACTGCAGACGAAAACACGCTTAAACAGTCCGAACCAAACATCCCTGAGGTTTCAGACATGATAGATGCAGAGTCTGATGATGAACCCAAACAAACCAATCAAACCTATCAAACTCCATCACCAAACACCCATTTCAATCAAACCCTACAGCCTCATCAAACCTCATCAAACTTTTTTAAACAGTCTAAACCAAATGAGGATGAAGAAATCCCGGAAATTTTTTCATACCAGCCCGCGAAGGCAGCAAAACAGAATAGCCATGAGGCATCAAGCGAAATTTTCATATCTGTTTCTGATAAAAGTAATACAAAAGAAGTTGAAACGCCTAAAAAGCTTGAGCTTTACTGGTTTAATGTTGATGAATTCTTAAAAAAGCTCGAACCATATGTCAACCAATTAATTTCAGGCAGATGGTTAGCATGCAGTTTTGGTTCAACTGTATATGTTCAGCCGAGGCTGATGTGGATAGTATTTAAAGAGATGGCGCAGGAAAAGGGAATGCTTGAAGTGCTCTATGCTGAAGCAGACGAAGAAGCACGCAGAGATTACTTATACACAGTATTAAGCCTCATCAAACAGCATAAGGACGCCGTGGAAACATCTCTTATAAAGGATGAATACTTTTCTGCGCCTTTTGTAGTCAGAATGAAAAATGGAGAAACGTATAGAGCTCTGTATGTTCCGCTCAAGGCTCAGGAGGCATTTTCAGTGTCAGCTGGCGAATTAGAGCAGCGGAAAGAGGGAAAACTGCTTGATATTGAATCCATCACTCCACCTTTTGACAAAACTGACTGA
- a CDS encoding type IV conjugative transfer system protein TraE: MEIKKYLEEKANLALTVRLLKIVTTVLCLALCINSFVLYFVYKNERVVLVPPSVSTQTFIAGNDASDEYLSAMARYIVQLGLNYTPITARAQFNDLLKMFNSQSFPQYKNVFYELAGRVESGNVSSAFYVTKVKVDRANKSLIVVGTLNQWTQDKKFITDESRQYLIRYRIDNGFFSILEIKEYKEGVN; this comes from the coding sequence ATGGAGATAAAAAAGTATCTTGAGGAAAAGGCAAACTTAGCATTAACAGTTAGGCTTTTAAAGATTGTAACAACTGTGTTGTGCCTTGCCTTATGTATCAACAGCTTTGTTTTATACTTTGTTTACAAAAACGAAAGAGTTGTGCTGGTTCCTCCGTCTGTGTCAACCCAGACCTTTATTGCAGGCAATGATGCTTCTGATGAATACCTCAGTGCAATGGCAAGATATATTGTTCAATTAGGGCTTAACTACACACCAATAACTGCAAGAGCTCAGTTTAATGATCTGCTTAAGATGTTTAATTCTCAAAGCTTTCCTCAGTATAAAAATGTTTTTTATGAACTTGCAGGAAGAGTTGAAAGCGGGAATGTATCAAGTGCGTTTTATGTAACCAAAGTAAAAGTTGACAGAGCAAATAAATCCTTGATAGTAGTAGGGACATTGAATCAGTGGACACAGGATAAAAAATTCATAACAGACGAATCAAGGCAGTATCTTATCAGATACAGAATTGACAACGGATTTTTCAGCATCCTTGAAATTAAAGAATATAAAGAGGGGGTTAATTAA